One genomic segment of Desulforamulus reducens MI-1 includes these proteins:
- a CDS encoding YtxH domain-containing protein, which yields MGFWRGVITGSLLGAAMGMVFKPQCKPEGLFLKNTQTASRRAQKMMKGMTKKVNDIVK from the coding sequence ATGGGATTCTGGAGGGGTGTTATAACAGGGAGTTTGCTTGGTGCAGCAATGGGTATGGTCTTTAAACCACAATGTAAACCTGAAGGTTTATTTTTGAAAAATACTCAAACTGCCAGCCGTCGTGCACAGAAGATGATGAAGGGTATGACCAAGAAGGTAAATGATATAGTCAAGTAA
- a CDS encoding AI-2E family transporter has protein sequence MAWWKEKCTYRYLFLSFLIGLILFFLYLIRGLFVPFILAIVLVYMLNPLVERMEKRGSPRVVAILILYLGVVIVATSLLMYGVPRMVNQLEKMVENIPLYTDQVEEIVRNIQKRFADSSMPPGVQQIVDERIRWVESRVLAIVRKSMDLLMALLSNLFYIALAPVLAFYIMKDLKLIKNWTRSIVPKELVEDVFYLARKVDDVFSNFIRGHLTVVVIVGILSSLAFMVIGLEFAAMFGIIAGIAELIPYFGPLIGAAPAVGIALLHSKYMTLKVILAVLIIQQVEGNIISPKIMGNCMGLHPLVIIVALLAGGHLFGIAGMLLAVPLAAIIKIIVSFVWRKLI, from the coding sequence ATGGCCTGGTGGAAGGAAAAGTGTACCTATCGTTATCTTTTTCTTTCTTTTTTAATTGGTCTTATTTTATTTTTTCTATACCTTATCAGGGGGCTATTTGTCCCTTTTATCCTTGCTATCGTACTGGTATACATGCTGAATCCTTTAGTTGAACGCATGGAGAAACGGGGTTCTCCTAGGGTAGTGGCAATCTTAATTCTTTATCTAGGGGTTGTTATTGTGGCAACCAGCCTACTTATGTATGGAGTCCCTAGGATGGTCAATCAATTGGAAAAAATGGTAGAAAATATACCCCTTTATACTGACCAAGTAGAGGAGATAGTACGCAATATTCAAAAACGTTTTGCTGATAGTTCTATGCCCCCGGGTGTACAACAGATAGTGGATGAACGAATTCGCTGGGTTGAATCAAGGGTTTTAGCTATAGTCCGAAAATCAATGGATCTATTAATGGCATTATTAAGTAATTTGTTTTATATTGCACTGGCCCCGGTTTTAGCCTTTTATATTATGAAGGATCTAAAACTGATCAAAAATTGGACTCGCTCCATTGTACCCAAAGAACTGGTTGAAGATGTTTTTTACTTGGCCAGGAAAGTAGATGATGTTTTTTCTAATTTTATCCGAGGGCACTTAACGGTAGTTGTTATTGTTGGTATTTTATCGAGCTTAGCTTTCATGGTTATTGGCCTGGAATTTGCTGCGATGTTTGGGATTATTGCAGGCATAGCTGAGCTAATTCCTTACTTTGGCCCCTTGATTGGTGCTGCACCGGCAGTGGGTATCGCCTTGTTACATTCAAAATATATGACACTGAAGGTGATATTGGCAGTTTTGATTATTCAGCAGGTGGAGGGAAATATCATATCTCCTAAAATTATGGGCAATTGTATGGGACTTCATCCCCTTGTCATTATTGTTGCCTTGCTGGCAGGGGGGCACTTGTTTGGTATTGCAGGTATGCTTTTAGCAGTACCACTGGCTGCCATTATTAAAATAATTGTTTCTTTTGTTTGGAGAAAATTAATTTAA
- the alaS gene encoding alanine--tRNA ligase encodes MTGKEIREKYLRFFEQRGHQILPSASLIPHNDPSILWTAAGMVPFKPFFTGQAVPEYQRVTTCQKCIRTPDIESVGRTARHHTFFEMLGNFSFGDYFKESIIPWAWEFITKELNLPKEKLWITIYQDDDEAFEIWNKVVGIPSERIVRLGKDTNFWEIGVGPCGPCSEIYVDLGEARGCGSPECQVGCDCDRFLEIWNLVFIQFFRDEEGNYSPLENKGIDTGMGLERVASVLQGVASNFDTDIFREIMDFTANLAGQEYGQKADIDLALKVIADHCRAVTFAVSDGALPGNEGRGYVIRRLLRRAVRFGRVLGVREPFLYKVAQAVIKQMQDAYPELKQKAEHVLRVIRTEEERFLETLAAGSDILSALINEAKASGASEITGDDAFKLYDTFGFPLELTQEIAEEQGLAVDVEVFNAAMEEQRKRARSARQETEYLSERGVLYKALREELGETRFIGYSALEADSNIMALLKDGMQEISAVAGEEVEIVLDVTPCYAESGGQVADHAILRGPDLEVEITSVNKPVEGLVIHRGKVLSGIIKRHDSVKAIVDQPRRQDTARNHSATHLLHKALKEVLGDHVNQAGSLVEPDRLRFDFTHYAAVTSEELRRIEEIVNEAVLSNLSIEVFETSLSKAKEMGAAALFGEKYGKQVRVVKMGDFSMELCGGTHLTSTAEVGLFKIFNETSVGAGLRRIEAVTGTGVLKYLKAKEEQLEEIASVIKSPMHELVRRSEALVQQNKSLEQEIEALRNKLAKSEVQDILGNIKRAKEVPVLASVVAAPDMDNLRGMVDMLRDKMGSGVILLGSTAGEKVNLVAAVTKDLHGQGLHAGNLVKEIAKMVGGGGGGRPDMAQAGGKNPEKLQEAIDQVCRVVEGQIK; translated from the coding sequence TTGACCGGAAAAGAAATTAGAGAGAAATATCTGCGTTTTTTTGAGCAGCGAGGCCATCAAATTTTGCCCAGTGCTTCATTGATACCCCACAATGATCCCAGTATTCTCTGGACTGCTGCGGGAATGGTCCCTTTTAAACCCTTTTTTACAGGACAGGCTGTGCCAGAATATCAAAGGGTAACAACTTGTCAGAAATGTATTCGAACACCGGACATTGAATCTGTAGGACGCACAGCCAGGCACCATACATTTTTTGAAATGTTGGGTAATTTCTCCTTTGGTGACTATTTTAAAGAAAGTATTATTCCCTGGGCTTGGGAATTTATTACCAAAGAGCTTAACTTACCAAAGGAAAAACTTTGGATTACTATCTATCAAGATGATGATGAAGCCTTTGAAATATGGAATAAGGTTGTTGGGATACCGTCTGAACGGATTGTTCGTCTAGGGAAAGACACTAACTTCTGGGAAATTGGGGTGGGTCCCTGTGGTCCCTGTTCCGAAATCTATGTTGACTTAGGAGAAGCCAGGGGCTGTGGTTCCCCAGAATGTCAGGTTGGCTGCGATTGTGACCGATTCCTGGAAATCTGGAACCTAGTATTCATCCAGTTCTTCCGGGATGAAGAAGGCAATTATTCCCCTCTGGAGAATAAAGGTATTGATACAGGCATGGGTTTGGAGCGTGTGGCTTCCGTACTACAGGGAGTGGCATCCAACTTTGATACCGATATTTTCAGAGAAATCATGGACTTCACAGCCAACCTAGCAGGGCAAGAATATGGGCAGAAAGCAGATATTGATTTAGCGTTAAAAGTTATTGCTGACCACTGCCGGGCCGTTACCTTTGCAGTAAGTGATGGGGCCCTGCCTGGCAATGAAGGCCGTGGCTATGTTATCCGGCGTCTGTTGCGCCGGGCAGTTCGCTTTGGTAGAGTATTAGGTGTGCGCGAACCCTTCCTATATAAAGTTGCCCAGGCTGTTATTAAGCAAATGCAAGATGCCTACCCCGAGCTTAAGCAGAAGGCTGAACACGTATTGCGTGTAATTCGCACAGAGGAAGAACGCTTCTTGGAAACGCTGGCAGCGGGTAGTGATATTCTTTCTGCCTTAATTAACGAAGCAAAGGCCAGCGGTGCCAGTGAAATCACCGGAGATGATGCATTTAAATTATATGATACCTTTGGTTTTCCTCTGGAACTAACTCAAGAAATTGCCGAGGAACAGGGATTGGCAGTAGATGTTGAGGTCTTTAATGCGGCCATGGAAGAACAGCGCAAACGGGCCCGTAGTGCCAGACAAGAAACCGAGTACTTATCAGAACGAGGTGTCCTATATAAGGCTTTACGGGAGGAACTGGGAGAAACCAGATTTATTGGCTACAGTGCTCTGGAAGCTGACTCCAATATCATGGCTCTTCTGAAGGATGGAATGCAGGAAATATCAGCGGTGGCAGGAGAGGAAGTGGAAATTGTCCTAGATGTAACTCCCTGCTATGCGGAATCCGGTGGTCAGGTAGCGGATCACGCCATCTTAAGGGGTCCGGACTTAGAAGTTGAAATAACATCCGTGAATAAACCCGTGGAGGGCTTAGTCATTCACCGGGGCAAAGTACTTTCCGGTATCATTAAGAGACACGACTCTGTCAAAGCCATTGTTGACCAACCTAGGCGTCAAGATACAGCAAGAAACCACTCTGCTACTCACCTGTTGCATAAAGCTCTCAAAGAGGTATTGGGTGACCATGTAAACCAAGCAGGTTCCTTAGTGGAGCCCGATCGCCTGCGCTTTGACTTTACCCACTATGCAGCAGTAACTTCAGAAGAACTTCGCCGCATAGAAGAGATTGTTAATGAAGCTGTACTGTCCAATCTTTCCATCGAAGTCTTTGAAACATCTCTTTCTAAGGCTAAGGAAATGGGAGCTGCAGCACTCTTTGGTGAGAAGTACGGCAAGCAGGTACGGGTTGTCAAGATGGGTGACTTTAGCATGGAACTATGCGGGGGCACTCATTTAACATCCACTGCTGAGGTTGGACTGTTTAAAATTTTCAATGAGACCAGTGTAGGAGCCGGGTTACGCCGTATTGAAGCTGTGACTGGTACCGGTGTTTTAAAGTATCTTAAGGCCAAAGAAGAACAGCTAGAAGAAATTGCTTCTGTTATTAAAAGCCCCATGCATGAATTAGTTCGACGTTCAGAAGCTCTGGTTCAGCAAAACAAATCCCTTGAGCAGGAAATTGAAGCACTTAGAAATAAACTAGCCAAATCCGAGGTTCAAGATATTCTAGGTAATATCAAGCGCGCTAAAGAAGTACCTGTATTGGCTTCAGTGGTAGCTGCCCCGGATATGGATAATTTACGTGGGATGGTGGATATGTTACGAGACAAAATGGGCAGTGGTGTTATCCTGCTGGGAAGTACAGCCGGAGAAAAGGTAAATTTAGTGGCAGCAGTAACCAAGGATCTTCATGGACAGGGGCTTCATGCTGGTAATCTGGTAAAGGAAATTGCTAAAATGGTCGGCGGCGGTGGTGGCGGCAGGCCAGATATGGCCCAAGCAGGGGGTAAAAACCCGGAAAAATTACAAGAAGCCATTGATCAAGTTTGCCGCGTTGTGGAAGGACAAATAAAGTAA
- a CDS encoding IS110 family transposase — MSQMLVGIDVSLQSHHVQFMDGDGGALASFSIHNNRQGADTLIQKIVDTSDRIKSQSLRIGMEATSNLGWHLAHYLQEQLQTTCPQKDTQIYVLNARKVARFKKGYDTLPKNDRIDAWVIADHLRFGRLPHAMKDIIQYEALQRLTRTRFHLMQNITRDKTYFLNQVFLKFSGLRQDNPFSNLFGSTCLAVIQELEPEQIVAMSMEELVDFLKDKGKNRFDNPEEIALYLQKIARSSYRLNKAMADPVNISLATMLNVIKHMESEVKKLDKEIAKIMKGLPQTLTSVKGIGDVFTAGIMAETGDIQRFKDHNALAKYAGLTWNQHQSGEFEAEDTSRTRTGNKYLRYYLIQAADSVRKHVPEYKDFYQKKYDEVPKHKHKRALVLTARKLVRLVFSLLNTRQLYTSPERRG; from the coding sequence ATGTCACAAATGTTGGTGGGAATAGACGTTAGCTTACAGTCTCACCATGTACAATTTATGGATGGAGACGGAGGGGCATTGGCTTCTTTTTCTATTCACAACAATCGGCAGGGGGCCGACACCCTCATTCAAAAGATTGTTGATACATCTGATAGAATCAAAAGTCAATCCCTTCGAATTGGTATGGAGGCAACTTCAAATCTGGGTTGGCACCTTGCTCACTATTTGCAAGAACAGCTTCAAACCACTTGCCCCCAAAAAGATACACAGATTTACGTTCTTAATGCACGAAAAGTGGCCCGTTTCAAAAAGGGGTATGACACCCTCCCAAAGAACGACCGCATCGATGCCTGGGTAATTGCAGACCACCTTCGTTTTGGTCGACTACCTCATGCCATGAAAGACATTATTCAATACGAGGCTTTGCAGAGGCTTACAAGGACACGATTTCACCTGATGCAAAATATCACTCGGGACAAAACCTATTTTCTTAATCAGGTCTTCTTAAAGTTTAGTGGTTTACGCCAGGATAACCCATTTTCCAATCTTTTTGGCAGCACCTGTCTTGCTGTTATCCAAGAACTAGAACCGGAACAAATTGTAGCCATGTCTATGGAAGAACTGGTTGATTTCTTAAAGGATAAAGGGAAAAACCGTTTCGATAATCCGGAGGAAATTGCTCTTTATCTTCAAAAAATTGCCCGGTCTTCTTATCGACTGAACAAGGCGATGGCTGACCCTGTGAATATTTCTTTGGCCACTATGCTTAATGTAATTAAACATATGGAATCGGAAGTGAAAAAACTGGACAAAGAAATCGCCAAAATCATGAAGGGCCTTCCCCAAACTTTAACTTCCGTTAAAGGGATTGGAGATGTTTTTACCGCCGGAATCATGGCAGAAACCGGAGATATCCAACGCTTTAAAGACCATAATGCTCTGGCTAAATATGCCGGTTTAACTTGGAACCAACATCAATCAGGTGAATTTGAAGCCGAAGATACCAGCAGAACCAGGACCGGGAACAAGTATCTTCGTTATTACTTAATTCAGGCTGCTGATTCTGTACGGAAGCATGTTCCTGAGTACAAAGACTTCTACCAAAAGAAATATGATGAAGTACCAAAACACAAACATAAAAGGGCTCTCGTCTTAACCGCTAGAAAACTGGTACGGTTGGTGTTTTCGCTACTAAACACCAGGCAACTGTACACTTCACCAGAGAGGAGGGGGTAA
- a CDS encoding basic amino acid ABC transporter substrate-binding protein has protein sequence MKRIFKTVLTGLTILALALVAVGCTGKEEAKSPAQDTGKKKLVAAADATFAPFEFTDSSGKYVGFDLDLIAAIAEEMGYELEFQSIAFDGIIPALQSSQIDCAATAMTITPERSKAVNFSDPYYKAGQIVVVKTENNDIKGVNDLKGKTIAVQSGTTGAMEAEKATDKKKVIYFTGADQALQELKNGAANAVIIDYPVAAYFIQQGNKDVKLVGDIMSAEEYGIAVPKDKEQILADVNAGLKKIKENGKYAEIYKKWFGEEPRS, from the coding sequence ATGAAGAGGATATTTAAGACTGTTTTAACTGGCTTAACGATCCTGGCATTGGCCTTAGTTGCAGTGGGCTGCACAGGGAAAGAAGAAGCCAAATCACCGGCACAGGATACTGGTAAGAAGAAACTGGTGGCTGCTGCGGATGCTACCTTTGCCCCCTTTGAATTTACCGATTCCAGTGGAAAGTATGTAGGTTTTGATTTAGACTTAATTGCAGCCATTGCAGAAGAAATGGGCTATGAATTAGAGTTCCAGAGTATTGCTTTTGACGGTATAATTCCTGCCTTGCAAAGTAGCCAGATTGATTGTGCGGCCACAGCCATGACCATTACCCCCGAACGTTCAAAGGCTGTTAATTTTAGTGATCCCTATTATAAGGCTGGTCAAATTGTTGTTGTAAAAACCGAGAACAATGATATTAAGGGTGTTAATGATTTAAAAGGCAAAACAATTGCCGTACAAAGTGGTACCACAGGTGCAATGGAAGCTGAAAAGGCCACTGACAAGAAGAAAGTTATCTACTTTACTGGTGCTGACCAGGCCCTTCAGGAGTTGAAAAATGGCGCTGCCAATGCGGTAATAATTGACTACCCGGTTGCAGCTTATTTCATTCAGCAAGGTAACAAGGATGTTAAACTTGTAGGCGATATCATGTCCGCTGAAGAGTATGGCATTGCTGTTCCTAAGGACAAGGAGCAGATTTTAGCTGATGTAAATGCTGGTCTAAAAAAGATCAAAGAAAACGGTAAGTATGCAGAAATCTATAAAAAATGGTTTGGCGAAGAACCCAGAAGTTAA
- a CDS encoding IreB family regulatory phosphoprotein: MAQDFSQETVMFKVQAEEVNQAREILLAVYAALKEKGYNPINQLVGYLLSGDPAYITSHGNARSLIRRLERDELLEELVKNYLDQK; the protein is encoded by the coding sequence ATGGCTCAAGATTTTTCTCAAGAAACAGTTATGTTTAAAGTCCAGGCGGAAGAAGTTAACCAGGCCCGTGAAATTCTGCTGGCTGTGTATGCGGCCCTAAAAGAAAAAGGCTACAACCCCATAAATCAATTGGTAGGATATTTGTTATCCGGAGACCCTGCCTATATCACAAGTCATGGGAATGCCCGCAGTTTAATACGCAGGTTAGAGCGGGATGAGTTGCTGGAAGAACTTGTTAAAAATTACCTGGATCAGAAATAA
- a CDS encoding aldo/keto reductase yields MDYRELGGTGLKVSRLCFGALTIGPLQAKLPVEQGAAVISSAFDRGVNFIDTAELYGTYPYIREAIKNRKQEIIICSKCYAYTRDGMKESLESALKGIDRDYIDIFMLHEQESLLTIRGHWEAIEYLLEAKEKGIVRAVGISTHHVAAVRAAVEIPEIEVIHPIINKAGVGIADGTVEDMLSAIRRAYAAGKGIYGMKALGGGNLLSSAREALDFVLSIPELHAFAVGMQNVDEVDYNTRYFSHTYIPEELQERVARQPRRLHIDEWCEGCGACVEKCGAAALFLDGGKVKVKPELCRLCGYCGAVCPLFAIKVI; encoded by the coding sequence ATGGATTATAGAGAACTAGGGGGAACGGGACTTAAAGTGTCCCGTTTATGCTTTGGGGCCTTGACCATTGGTCCCTTGCAGGCGAAGCTTCCTGTGGAACAAGGGGCTGCTGTAATAAGTAGTGCCTTTGACCGGGGGGTAAATTTTATTGATACGGCTGAATTATATGGTACATACCCCTATATTCGTGAGGCTATTAAAAACAGAAAACAGGAAATAATTATCTGTAGCAAATGCTATGCCTATACCCGGGATGGTATGAAAGAAAGTTTAGAGAGTGCTTTAAAGGGTATCGATCGGGACTATATTGATATTTTTATGCTTCATGAACAGGAGTCACTTCTTACGATCCGTGGACATTGGGAAGCCATTGAGTATCTGTTGGAGGCAAAAGAAAAGGGAATTGTGCGGGCTGTGGGAATTTCAACCCATCATGTGGCTGCTGTAAGGGCTGCTGTGGAAATTCCTGAGATAGAAGTGATTCACCCGATCATTAACAAGGCTGGGGTGGGAATTGCAGATGGAACCGTAGAAGATATGTTGTCAGCTATCCGTAGGGCATATGCTGCGGGTAAAGGTATTTATGGTATGAAAGCATTGGGAGGAGGAAATTTACTTTCCAGTGCCAGGGAGGCATTGGATTTTGTCTTGAGTATTCCGGAATTGCATGCATTTGCAGTGGGGATGCAAAATGTTGACGAAGTGGATTATAATACGCGGTATTTTAGTCATACTTATATACCGGAGGAACTACAAGAGAGGGTGGCCAGGCAGCCTCGTCGATTGCACATCGACGAATGGTGTGAGGGGTGCGGTGCCTGCGTTGAAAAGTGCGGGGCAGCAGCCTTATTTCTAGACGGGGGGAAAGTAAAGGTTAAACCGGAATTATGCCGTCTATGCGGATACTGTGGTGCAGTATGTCCGCTTTTTGCTATTAAAGTTATATAG
- the ruvX gene encoding Holliday junction resolvase RuvX — protein MRIMGLDVGDKTIGVALSDPLGWTAQGLEVIRRDTIEKDMNRLAQIISEYSVERILVGMPKNMNGTVGSQGEKVLAFIEKVKEKIDLPIKTWDERLSTVAAEKMLIQADVSRGKRKKVIDKMAAAVILQGYLDSGAK, from the coding sequence ATGAGAATTATGGGTTTAGATGTGGGTGATAAAACCATTGGAGTTGCCCTGAGTGATCCTTTAGGCTGGACGGCCCAGGGATTGGAAGTTATTCGACGGGATACAATTGAAAAAGATATGAACCGGTTGGCTCAAATTATTAGCGAGTATTCAGTAGAAAGAATTCTAGTGGGAATGCCTAAAAATATGAATGGTACAGTTGGGTCCCAAGGTGAAAAGGTACTGGCTTTTATAGAAAAAGTAAAAGAAAAAATTGACTTACCTATTAAAACCTGGGATGAACGATTGAGTACAGTGGCTGCAGAGAAAATGCTGATACAGGCAGATGTAAGCCGTGGCAAGCGAAAAAAAGTCATTGATAAAATGGCGGCGGCTGTTATCCTCCAAGGGTATCTGGACTCAGGAGCAAAATAA
- a CDS encoding DUF1292 domain-containing protein: protein MPEQDEVITLIDEDGAEHDFNVIDVIEVEGSEYAILLPVEDESDEAVILKFAKDEDDNEILVDIESDEEWEKVADAWEEMVTAEEGE from the coding sequence ATGCCAGAACAAGACGAAGTAATTACCCTTATTGATGAGGATGGAGCAGAACATGATTTTAACGTTATTGACGTTATTGAAGTAGAAGGTTCCGAGTATGCAATTTTATTGCCTGTAGAAGATGAATCTGACGAGGCAGTGATTTTGAAATTTGCCAAAGACGAAGACGATAATGAAATTTTAGTAGACATTGAAAGTGATGAAGAGTGGGAAAAAGTTGCCGATGCATGGGAAGAAATGGTAACTGCTGAGGAAGGCGAATAA
- a CDS encoding VanW family protein, with protein sequence MVKRKKLLVIGLPIVFLLLIITFLASQMSFAPRDKILPGVYMQNIELSGMDYNQAIASIGKLEQQFQKPIQVKYKDQAWVLPMSQVGLKINCKKEVQRALDFGRKGTLRQQFLERRQAFRGAYLKPDISLDKNLLEKLIVTDAAVIILPPRDAGLIIHADNRVEVSPGRSGRLVDIDHLESKIIEALLKGISSPIELKLIDVPPIRSTEQVKVMGVNTLLGMFSTKFDPNKVNRAYNVSVAAAALDGLTVSPQEVISFNEVVGPRSTEAGYKNAPIIVNNEMVDGLGGGVCQVSTTLYNAVLLANLEVVERTNHSLPIPYVPIGRDATVVFDSIDFKFKNNTNYWLYIQSYVKGGTLIIKIFGNSEYKKDVVIRSWVEETYDPKTLVEDDYGIPLGDRVVRQRGAKGYMATGERIIMKDNIVIKVEKLPTSIYKARNQIISQGMAPIGTILKNPN encoded by the coding sequence GTGGTTAAGAGAAAAAAGCTTCTAGTTATAGGCCTGCCTATTGTTTTTTTGTTATTAATAATTACTTTTCTGGCATCCCAGATGAGCTTTGCTCCTCGGGACAAAATATTACCAGGTGTATATATGCAGAATATTGAATTGTCTGGGATGGATTATAATCAGGCTATAGCCTCTATAGGAAAACTAGAGCAGCAATTCCAAAAGCCCATTCAAGTAAAGTATAAAGATCAAGCCTGGGTATTACCAATGAGCCAAGTTGGTCTAAAAATTAACTGTAAAAAAGAAGTTCAAAGGGCCCTGGATTTCGGGCGTAAGGGGACCCTCAGACAGCAGTTTTTAGAACGCAGACAGGCCTTTAGGGGTGCTTACCTGAAGCCTGATATTTCCTTGGACAAGAACCTCTTGGAAAAATTAATTGTAACAGACGCAGCGGTCATTATATTGCCACCTCGGGATGCAGGCTTAATTATCCATGCGGATAATCGTGTTGAAGTATCCCCGGGACGTAGCGGCCGATTAGTAGATATTGATCATTTAGAATCAAAAATTATAGAAGCTTTACTAAAGGGCATTAGTTCCCCTATTGAGTTAAAGCTAATAGATGTCCCCCCCATTCGTTCCACGGAACAGGTTAAAGTAATGGGTGTAAATACATTATTAGGAATGTTTTCCACTAAATTTGATCCAAACAAAGTTAATCGGGCTTACAATGTTAGTGTGGCAGCAGCAGCCCTTGACGGTTTGACAGTAAGCCCCCAGGAAGTTATTTCCTTTAACGAAGTGGTGGGTCCTCGAAGTACAGAGGCTGGGTATAAAAATGCCCCGATCATCGTAAACAATGAAATGGTAGATGGCTTGGGCGGTGGTGTATGTCAGGTATCCACTACACTTTATAATGCCGTGTTGTTGGCCAATTTAGAGGTGGTTGAAAGAACCAATCACTCTTTACCCATTCCTTATGTACCAATTGGAAGGGATGCCACAGTGGTGTTTGATTCCATAGACTTTAAATTTAAAAACAATACAAACTATTGGTTGTACATTCAGTCCTATGTTAAGGGTGGCACCCTAATAATTAAAATCTTTGGTAATTCGGAGTATAAGAAGGATGTAGTTATTCGAAGCTGGGTTGAAGAAACCTATGATCCCAAAACTTTGGTTGAGGATGATTATGGAATACCTTTGGGAGATCGGGTAGTGCGACAAAGGGGAGCCAAGGGATACATGGCCACAGGGGAACGAATCATTATGAAAGATAACATAGTCATTAAGGTAGAAAAACTCCCCACCAGTATCTATAAAGCAAGAAACCAAATTATCTCGCAGGGTATGGCACCCATAGGTACCATTCTTAAAAATCCTAATTGA
- the ribB gene encoding 3,4-dihydroxy-2-butanone-4-phosphate synthase, with protein MNQSLLTQFGDPFERVERALRSLRNGNGVLVTDDENRENEGDLIFPAQTLNEVQMAMLIRECSGIVCLCLTDEKVRSLGLPMMVENNSSRFKTAFTVTIEAAHGVTTGVSAADRVKTVKTAVAENAKPEDLNRPGHVFPLRACPGGVLERQGHTEATVDLMKLAGLQPYGVLCELTNIDGTMARLPEVVTFANKNNIPVVTIDDLIMYRKQHQKKVS; from the coding sequence ATGAATCAGAGTTTACTAACTCAATTTGGTGACCCGTTTGAACGGGTAGAGAGAGCACTCCGATCTCTCCGAAACGGTAACGGGGTACTGGTTACAGATGACGAAAATCGGGAAAATGAAGGGGATCTAATATTCCCTGCTCAAACACTTAATGAAGTTCAGATGGCTATGCTGATACGGGAGTGTAGTGGTATTGTTTGTCTTTGTCTGACCGATGAGAAAGTTCGTTCACTGGGTCTTCCGATGATGGTAGAGAATAATTCAAGTCGGTTTAAAACTGCCTTTACTGTTACCATTGAAGCAGCTCACGGAGTAACGACTGGTGTTTCTGCGGCTGATCGGGTTAAAACTGTAAAAACAGCCGTTGCAGAAAATGCTAAACCTGAAGATCTTAACCGTCCCGGTCATGTATTTCCTCTAAGAGCCTGCCCTGGTGGTGTACTGGAACGTCAGGGGCACACAGAAGCAACGGTAGATCTTATGAAATTGGCCGGACTTCAACCCTATGGTGTTCTCTGTGAGTTAACTAACATAGATGGTACTATGGCCCGCTTGCCCGAAGTGGTAACCTTTGCTAATAAAAACAATATACCCGTGGTTACAATAGATGATTTAATCATGTATCGAAAACAACATCAAAAGAAAGTAAGTTAA
- a CDS encoding methyl-accepting chemotaxis protein, whose amino-acid sequence MANFNTEQLIAMAKIFKQLLGQEAVVVLSDKEKFIGYEKGSNLDLGIRIGEYITPGSTTEMILNTKDRVVRKVESHVFGVPYLAFGVPLNDEENNIIGSISFGQPTTTQEALLDDAEKLGELLETINQTTSGLSASTEQLAATTNNLSSQANTINSNVKRTDVVLSLIRDVAAQTHLLGLNAAIEAARAGEQGRGFNVVAEEIRKLAAKTTGSVKDITDILTIIRTSVEELTEHIHQVAAVTEEQTAAAEEIAASVNDIFYMSKQLNELAESLTT is encoded by the coding sequence ATGGCGAATTTTAACACAGAGCAACTAATTGCTATGGCAAAAATATTTAAGCAATTATTGGGACAGGAAGCCGTTGTTGTATTAAGTGACAAGGAGAAATTTATCGGCTATGAAAAAGGAAGCAACTTGGACTTAGGAATTAGGATAGGAGAATACATAACACCTGGTAGTACCACAGAAATGATCTTAAATACCAAAGACAGGGTTGTACGAAAGGTTGAAAGCCATGTATTTGGGGTACCATACTTAGCCTTTGGAGTGCCTTTAAACGATGAAGAAAACAATATTATTGGTAGTATTTCCTTTGGACAACCAACTACCACCCAGGAGGCATTACTGGATGATGCAGAGAAATTAGGTGAATTATTAGAGACCATTAATCAAACTACCAGCGGTTTGTCAGCTTCGACTGAACAGTTGGCAGCCACAACCAATAATCTTTCCAGTCAAGCGAATACTATAAACAGTAACGTAAAAAGAACCGATGTTGTACTTTCCCTGATCAGAGATGTAGCAGCCCAAACCCATCTTTTGGGTTTGAATGCAGCCATTGAAGCTGCACGGGCAGGAGAACAGGGCAGAGGATTTAATGTTGTAGCCGAAGAAATACGTAAATTAGCAGCTAAAACAACTGGTTCCGTTAAGGATATTACAGACATTCTTACCATCATTAGAACATCTGTTGAAGAACTTACAGAGCATATTCACCAAGTGGCAGCGGTTACAGAAGAACAAACAGCCGCTGCGGAAGAAATAGCAGCATCGGTTAATGATATTTTCTATATGTCAAAACAGTTAAATGAATTGGCAGAAAGCCTTACCACTTAG